Proteins encoded by one window of Campylobacter concisus:
- the mqnP gene encoding menaquinone biosynthesis prenyltransferase MqnP, whose product MIEKLKVIAELIVFKHSVFALPFIFVAMIVASKIESGSAWFGFKLLILGTFCAVSARNFAMAFNRYKDEDIDKLNPRTASRPSVDGRIGRSNMRLFIVANAFIFIVCAYFINSLAFWLSFPILAVLGGYSLFKRFSELAHLVLGLSLGLAPIAGVVAVSAAIPLWSVLLCLGVTFWVAGFDLLYSLQDMKFDKENKLFSIPAIYGDKATLFLSAIFHALAFIFWLLFAWAAGLGAMAFFGILVSGVILFFEHRIVRRDFSKIDRAFFTLNGYLGILFFIFVWISVL is encoded by the coding sequence ATGATAGAAAAATTAAAAGTTATTGCTGAACTTATCGTTTTTAAGCATTCTGTTTTTGCTTTGCCTTTTATTTTTGTTGCGATGATAGTTGCTAGCAAGATAGAAAGTGGCTCGGCTTGGTTTGGCTTTAAACTGCTTATTCTAGGTACTTTTTGCGCTGTTAGTGCTAGAAATTTTGCTATGGCTTTTAATAGATATAAAGACGAAGACATCGACAAGCTAAATCCGCGAACTGCAAGCCGCCCAAGCGTTGATGGTCGTATCGGTAGGAGCAATATGCGGCTTTTTATCGTGGCAAATGCGTTTATTTTTATCGTATGTGCTTATTTTATAAATTCGCTCGCATTTTGGCTAAGTTTTCCTATTTTAGCTGTTCTTGGTGGATATTCGCTATTTAAACGCTTTAGCGAGCTAGCACACCTAGTGCTTGGCCTTAGCTTAGGTCTTGCTCCTATTGCTGGTGTGGTCGCAGTGAGTGCTGCTATACCACTTTGGAGCGTGTTACTTTGCCTTGGTGTGACATTTTGGGTAGCTGGATTTGACTTGCTTTACTCACTTCAGGATATGAAATTTGATAAAGAAAACAAGCTCTTTAGCATACCAGCTATTTACGGCGACAAGGCTACGCTATTTCTGTCGGCTATTTTTCACGCTTTAGCTTTTATATTTTGGCTACTTTTTGCTTGGGCGGCTGGGCTTGGAGCGATGGCATTTTTTGGAATTTTAGTAAGTGGCGTTATTTTATTTTTTGAGCATAGGATCGTAAGACGCGACTTTAGCAAGATAGATAGAGCATTTTTTACGTTAAATGGCTATTTGGGAATTTTATTTTTTATCTTTGTTTGGATTAGCGTATTATGA
- the moaA gene encoding GTP 3',8-cyclase MoaA, whose amino-acid sequence MLVDKYGRVVDYLRISVTQRCNFRCRYCMPTTPFSWTPRENLLTFEELFLFVKVAIDEGIKKIRITGGEPLVRKDLDVFIKMISDYNPDIDLALTTNGYMLSHFAKRLKDAGLKRINMSLDTLNEQKAKFIAQKSVLHEVLAGFEAAHDAGLKVKINTVALKGVNDDELINLLEFAKFRDSQIRFIEYMENSHAKDDLKGLSSDEILKIISQKYNVTKDGKLPNAPASIYRLDDGYKFGIIDPHKHDFCESCNRIRLSAEGLLIPCLYFEEALSIKKAVEKGDIVAASEILRQVLANKPKENKWAIGANNETSSRAFYQTGG is encoded by the coding sequence ATGCTAGTTGATAAATATGGTCGGGTTGTTGATTATTTAAGGATTTCTGTAACTCAGCGTTGCAACTTTAGGTGTAGGTATTGTATGCCTACAACGCCATTTAGCTGGACGCCAAGAGAGAATTTATTAACCTTTGAAGAGCTATTTTTATTTGTAAAAGTGGCTATCGATGAAGGTATAAAAAAGATAAGAATCACTGGTGGTGAACCGCTTGTACGTAAGGATTTGGACGTTTTTATAAAGATGATAAGTGATTATAATCCAGACATCGATCTAGCGCTTACTACAAATGGTTATATGCTTTCACACTTTGCCAAAAGGCTAAAAGACGCTGGGCTAAAACGCATAAATATGTCGCTTGATACGCTAAATGAGCAAAAGGCTAAATTTATCGCACAAAAAAGTGTCTTGCACGAAGTTTTAGCTGGCTTTGAAGCAGCTCATGATGCTGGATTAAAGGTAAAAATCAACACTGTCGCACTAAAAGGTGTAAATGATGATGAGCTTATAAATTTGCTTGAGTTTGCTAAATTTAGAGATTCTCAGATCAGATTTATTGAGTATATGGAAAATTCACACGCTAAAGATGATCTAAAAGGGCTAAGTAGCGATGAAATTTTAAAAATCATCTCACAAAAATATAATGTCACAAAAGATGGAAAACTACCAAATGCGCCTGCGTCTATTTATAGACTTGATGATGGTTATAAATTTGGCATCATTGATCCACACAAGCACGACTTTTGCGAGAGTTGCAACCGCATCAGGCTAAGTGCCGAGGGGCTTTTGATACCTTGCCTTTACTTTGAAGAGGCTCTTAGCATCAAAAAAGCGGTTGAAAAAGGTGATATCGTAGCTGCAAGTGAAATTTTAAGGCAAGTGCTAGCAAACAAACCAAAAGAGAACAAATGGGCGATAGGTGCTAACAATGAAACCTCTTCGCGTGCCTTTTATCAAACTGGTGGTTGA
- a CDS encoding DUF6115 domain-containing protein codes for MEIYIFLGFGIVLAIIVALMLIKDSETNKKFARFERAIESVMQENFNLKKQISMLEGEAFKNSEQYEPLKKQIKENIDLQINEKIVPIIRAIKSIERVIDDFATEQKDRIVSLEERTRDINKIAPSVINEEEQILKMFKDGKSAAMIAKDLHVGMGRVEFVLKFHKLA; via the coding sequence ATGGAAATTTATATTTTTTTAGGCTTTGGTATCGTTTTGGCGATAATAGTAGCTTTGATGTTGATAAAAGATAGTGAGACAAATAAAAAATTTGCGAGATTTGAGCGAGCGATAGAAAGCGTTATGCAAGAAAATTTTAATCTAAAAAAGCAAATTTCAATGCTTGAGGGCGAGGCGTTTAAAAATAGCGAACAATATGAGCCACTTAAAAAACAGATAAAAGAAAATATTGATTTGCAAATAAATGAGAAAATTGTGCCAATAATTCGTGCAATTAAGAGTATTGAGCGAGTAATTGATGATTTTGCAACAGAGCAAAAAGATAGGATAGTTAGTCTTGAAGAGAGAACAAGAGATATTAATAAAATCGCACCAAGCGTTATCAATGAAGAAGAGCAAATTTTAAAAATGTTTAAAGACGGGAAAAGTGCAGCGATGATCGCAAAGGACCTTCATGTTGGAATGGGGCGAGTCGAATTTGTGCTTAAATTTCATAAATTAGCCTAA